The following are encoded together in the Candidatus Methylomirabilota bacterium genome:
- a CDS encoding GNAT family N-acetyltransferase, whose amino-acid sequence NVFNPRRAYDHVADFSLYVDRTCRGRGIGRRLLEALIARARTLGYHKLVLSAFPWNEAGTTVYRRAGFRTVGIYREQGLLDGRWVDTIIMEKILDGPSAH is encoded by the coding sequence CAACGTGTTCAACCCCCGACGCGCCTACGACCACGTCGCCGACTTCTCCCTCTACGTCGACCGGACCTGCCGGGGGCGTGGGATCGGCCGTCGCCTCCTCGAGGCGCTGATCGCGCGTGCGCGGACGCTCGGCTATCACAAGCTCGTCCTGTCGGCATTCCCCTGGAACGAGGCGGGAACGACGGTGTATCGGCGGGCCGGCTTCCGGACGGTGGGGATCTACCGCGAGCAGGGCCTCCTGGATGGCCGCTGGGTCGACACCATCATCATGGAGAAGATCCTCGACGGCCCCAGCGCCCACTAG